A genomic window from Pyricularia oryzae 70-15 chromosome 7, whole genome shotgun sequence includes:
- a CDS encoding exosome complex exonuclease RRP43, with the protein MASAPTTSNTPTTFPRSTFAKLSPHPFLLANLAPTDNSHPPARTNGRAQTESRVVNVNTGSLSHAQGSAVVRCGDTTVICGVRAEILPVASIPNYRALEDDAGTLAAGTERGRRELRDYDLLVPNIELATGCAPQFLPGVPPSTLAQTLSSRVYSLLHASHLLSVDDLRIVHTPATRSSRPDDGDEAMEEEEDDDDDGKKPETKAFWTLFIDVLFISFDGNPFDVAWTAVLAALRDTKLPAAKWDEDREMVLCSRQAPAKPLGVSGFPVACTAAVVRRRRDDPDVAGDQYWVLVDPDRSEEELCDEFVSVVVDSEGGDGTKILSLLKLGGTSAGMEFINRLVTLAEGRWKEIRGAMR; encoded by the coding sequence ATGGCATCAGCCCCGACAACATCAAACACACCGACGACCTTTCCCCGGTCAACCTTCGCAAAGCTCTCCCCGCACCCCTTCCTACTCGCCAACCTCGCCCCGACCGACAACTCTCACCCGCCGGCACGCACAAACGGCCGCGCCCAGACCGAGAGTCGCGTCGTCAACGTCAACACGGGTTCGCTGTCGCACGCACAGGGTAGCGCCGTCGTCCGCTGCGGCGACACCACCGTCATCTGCGGCGTCAGGGCCGAGATCCTGCCTGTGGCTTCCATACCCAACTACCGCGCCCTCGAAGATGACGCAGGCACTCTGGCGGCGGGCACCGAGAGGGGTCGGAGGGAGCTCAGGGActacgacctgctggtcCCAAACATAGAGCTCGCCACCGGCTGCGCGCCGCAGTTTCTGCCGGGCGTGCCGCCCTCTACGCTCGCGCAGACGCTCAGCAGTCGCGTCTACTCGCTGCTGCACGCCTCGCACTTGTTGTCGGTCGACGACCTGCGCATTGTGCACACGCCAGCGACGAGGAGCAGCAGGCCTGACGATGGCGACGAGGcaatggaggaggaggaggacgacgacgacgacggcaagaAGCCAGAGACCAAGGCGTTTTGGACGCTCTTCATCGACGTGCTCTTCATTTCCTTTGACGGCAACCCGTTCGACGTGGCCTGGACGGCCGTCCTCGCCGCCCTGCGGGACACGAAGCTTCCGGCCGCCAAGTGGGATGAGGACAGGGAGATGGTCTTGTGCTCGCGACAGGCACCGGCCAAGCCGCTTGGCGTGAGCGGGTTTCCGGTCGCGTGCACGGCGGCCGtggtgcggcggcggcgcgacgACCCGGACGTGGCCGGCGATCAGTACTGGGTGCTGGTGGACCCCGACCGGTCGGAAGAGGAGCTGTGCGACGAGTTCGTGTCGGTAGTCGTCGACAGCGAGGGTGGGGACGGTACCAAAATCCTCAGCTTGCTCAAGCTCGGAGGCACCTCTGCCGGGATGGAGTTTATCAACCGGCTGGTTACACTGGCGGAGGGGAGGTGGAAGGAGATTAGGGGAGCTATGAGGTGA